Within the Dolichospermum compactum NIES-806 genome, the region CATGAATGCGGTTTTGATCAATTAATAGATATTCTTGAAAAGTGGGAATTGTTCTGTAAGCTGCAAATTTATCTTCTTTATCATAACTTTTGGTAGATTTGGATAAAACTTCAATAATTACCTGGGGATTTGTGATTGTATCTGTCCGATTATTGAAAAATTCCGGCTCATCTGCAATAATGATCACATCTGGATAAGTGTATATTAGTTCTTGAGGTATCCATAGACGCATATCACCCATGAAAACTTCGTAATTCTGATTTCTAAAGGCAAAATTTAGCCCAGAACTTAGATTTAAAGAGATACGGTTATGATTTATAGATGCACCAGCCATAGAAATTATTTGTCCGTCAATGTATTCGCTTTTATACTCAGCAGTGGCTTCTAATTCCAGATATTCTTCTGGGGTGTAATATTGCTTTGCTATTAATTGCATATTTTTGATCAGAAAGCGATGTTTGTTAGTTTAACATATCAGTAATAATTATTGATTAAGTTTTTATCTATTAAGTTTCTAATACTTTTCATCTGTTGCATTAGAGATTCAACCAAAGTATGGTAAGTTTAGTTTAAATACGTTAGTAATAGTAAAATTTTTACTAAATAGATCAATAATAGTACGGTATTTCCTATTTTTCTTAAAGTAAAATTTACAAAGATAAAAATATCATAATTAATAATCATGAATAATTCACACAAAACATTATTGAAGTCAATAAAAGATAAGTTTGATCATATATTAATTCCCAGATATTTGGCAATTGGCATTATCTTTGCTATAACAATCAGATTAGTTTGTGTTCCCAATAAATCAGTAGATTATAAATATTTTTTAGATCCTTGGTATGATTTTATCGCATCTCACGGTGGTTTCAGTGCCTTAAAATATGGCTTCGCTGATTATACACCCTCATATCTTTACTGGCTTTTGATTGCCTCTACTCTGCTTTCTGGATTACCAAAAATTCTGGCAATTAAACTTTTTGCCATGAGTTTTGACTTTATTTGTGCATTTTTTACTTACAAAATTGTCAAGCTTAAATATCCTGTGGGGAGAATGGCAAATTGGGCTTTTTTAGCCGTTATCTTAAGTCCCACCGTAATTTACAATAGTTCGCTTTGGGGACAATGTGATGTGATCTACACGACGGGATTAATTGCTTGTGTTTACTTTTTATCTATTCACAAACAAATTCCTGCGTTAATCAGTTTTGGGCTGGCACTTTCATTTAAATTACAAGCAATGTTTTTAGCACCTTTGTTATTAATTTTATTAGTTAAAAAAAGGATATCTTGGTTATACTTACCAATAATTCCCCTAGCCTATCTAGTAGCAATGTTGCCAGCTTGGATTGCTGGTAGACCAATAAAAGAATTACTATTAGTCTATTTTGAACAATCTAACAAGTATAAAGAACTAGCTAAAAATGTCCCTAATTTTTATCAATGGATTCCTAACAATTTTTATAGTATTGTTGTGCCTATAGGGTTAATTTTAACTGTAACTGCCATACTTTTATTAGTATATCTTGTTCATAGAAGTAAATTAGAAATTACTCAAGATAGACTGATATACTTAGCCACAATATCAGTATTTTTCATGCCATATCTTTTGCCAAAAATGCACGAAAGATATTTTTATCCCACCGATATTTTATCTATCATCTTTGCTTTTTACTTTCCCCAATATCGTTGGGTAGCAATATCAGTACAACTGGGATCATTTGTTAGTTATTTAGGAACTGGTATATATATTCAATTGTTTTCTATTCCTTTAGGTTTTACTCTTTGGTTTATTGTGCGAAATTGTGATATGATCTACCAGAAATCAAAACCTAATTTTTCCTTAAACATCAATAAATAATAAATTCTAATGTGGAAAAATTAATACCCAAAAATAATATTTCTGTAATTATTGGTATTAGTGCCTTAATTTTATTAGCAGCTAGTATTATTCGGCATGAGTTATTTAATTCATCTGGAGATTTGGCATTTTTCGATCAAACAGTTTACCTAATCAGTCAGGGAAAATTGCCAATTTCTTCTGTACTTGGTTTTCATATTTTAGCTGATCATGCTGCTTGGATTTTGTACCCCATAGCTTTACTATATAAAATATATCCTAGCGTCTATTGGTTATTTGCAGTTCAGTCTATTGCTTTGTCTTTAGGTGCTTTTTCTACATATTTAATCGCATTACAAGCAGGGTTAAAAAACAATCAAGCAATAGCAATTGTAGCTGTTTACCTACTATATCCAGTTCTATATAACAGCAATTTGTGTGATTTTCACCCAGATACTATTGCTGTTCCTGCACTTTTGACAGCAGTTTTAAATGCAAGAACCAAAAAAGTATTTTGGTTTTGTATAAATGTTTTGGTCGTATTGGGATGTAAAGCTGTACTCTCCTTAACAGTAGTAGCCATGGGTGTTTGGTTACTAGTGTTTGAAAAGCGGCGTTTGTATGGTTTCATAGCTATTATTAGTGGTTTAGCATGGTTTGTAATTGCTAATAGAATTATTATTCCTTTTTTCGGTAGCGAAGCAGCATTAGTCAGCCGACATTTTTATCGCTATAGTTATTTAGGAAATTCATTTTCGGAAACATTACAAATTATCTTATTTCAACCAAAAATTATTATTAGCAACATTTTATCGTCTATAAATTTAGAATATTTGTCTTTTCTATTAGCACCTGTAATCTGGGGTTTAATACCTAAATACATGACACCATTAATAGGTGCGATTCCTTGTTTAGCATTAAATATACTTGCTGATCATCCTTCACAAAAAAACGTAATCTTACATTATTCCTTGCCAGCAATTCCATTCATAATGTTATCCCTAATTGCTAGTATTGCCGCTGATAAAGCATGGCTAAAACAAAAAAAAGTAATTCTTTTATGGTCTTTTATTTGGTTTTTAATTTTAGGTAAATGGGGTTTCTTTATTTCCAAATATCTTAATTCTGTAGATAATTGGCAAGCTACTAAAGAAGCAATATCTTTAGTCAAAACTCAAGATAGTGTGTTGACTACAGATGTAATTACTCCACATTTAACCCATAGACAACAGATTAGTTTTAAATATAAAATTAATGAGTTAAATGACTTTCATTATATATTACTGAATATCCGCCATCCTGGTTGGGCTGCAACAGCAGAAGATTATGATAATGTAACTAAGGAATTAAAAAAGAATTCTGATTTTAATTTAAAATATCAACGTGATGATGTGTACCTGTTTGTAAATAAAAAAAATTACCCACCCCGCTGACGGAATAGGCAATTTTCCAGGATTTAATAACTAAAAAAATTTAGTTACATTCGGCTTAGGCTTAATAGCGACCGCCACCGCCGCCGCCACCACGGTTGCCACCGCCGTAGCCACCACGTCCACCACCACCTGAAGTACCTCTGTTGTCTTCTTTGGGTTTTGCTTTGTTGACTTTCAGATCACGACCCATCCATTCAGCACCGTCAAGGGCATCAATAGCGGCCTGTTCTTCAGCTTCACTACCCATTTCCACAAAACCGAAGCCGCGCAAGCGACCTGTCTCACGGTCAGTGGGAAGCTGAACACGTTTCACAGCACCATATTCCGCAAAAACTTGACTCAGCGCATCTTGTGTAACTTCATAAGAGAGGTTACCCACGTAAATTGACATAGAATATTTCCAAAATCATAAGAGTGTAGAGATTTAGATTTCGGAGAAAAGTCTGTAAATACCAAAAGGGAAAGCCTGTCAATACTAACCACAAACATTACTGCCGAATTAATTCCCACCCCTCAATGATTACACAAAAAATCATAATTGTGGGAAGAAGTTTAAAAAATGTTGTAAAAAGTCATATTCGTTGCTTATGACCAGTCCCACCTGTAGGTTACACCCCTTCATTAACCCTATCCCCTATATTTCAGCTATGAAACCTGGGCTTACCTGAGTTCGACATAAGATAATTTGTGGAAAAATCGCCCCAAGTAGGAGTCTCAAACCCTTATTCTCTCGGTCTTAAAAATCATAACTCCGTTCGCGTAGCGTCTTTGAAGGAGAAACTCTGAACTCCGAACTCCTAACACCGAACTCAGGTATGCTTATATTCGCTTTTCCAAATATTGATCAATCATTAACTGTTCACTGGCACGGGAAATGATGCTTTGTCGGGTACGATATTTACTACCAATGAGTTTAATCTCTTCCTCAAATCAATACCTTGTCCAAATTGAAAAAAGTCTTGATTTGTAGGTTGGGTTGACGCACGTTCACGTTCGCGGAGCGTGGCGTTAGCCATAGTGTGGCGATAGCCATAACCCAACAAATGCGTCGGGTTGAGCTGTCGCTTAACCCGACCTACAAAAAATGGACAAGGTATTGATGTAACGAAAAGTAAAATCGCCTAAACCCTCTTCACTCTTGCCTTGCCATAAGTACGATTTTCAATGCTAACCTACTTATATAAAAGCTCATCCATATAAATTGGCAAGAACAAAGCTAGGGAAATGTAGCTGTGATTAATAATTAGGGAATTGAAATTTATTAATAAATTTGTGCTGTTAATTACGACATCAATTATTTTTCAACTATAAAATGTGTTTCTAAACCGTTCTTAGGCAAATATATTTTTAATGATTGTGTAGCTACCGCTTCAAAAGTAACTCTCAAAAGTATTTTTTACCATTTTAGGTATTGATAATGACTTACAACGCAGAGGAAATGCAGCAGATTCTCGAAGTAGCTTTTAGACAAAAGCAAAAGGGAGAATATACAAGAGAACAAATTATAGAAATAGCCTCAGAATTAGGTGTTTCTTCAGAGTCGCTACAAGCTGCGGAACAAGAATGGTTAAAAAATAATGTAGAAGTAAAAAAAGAGCAAATGTCTAATAGTCAACAACGGAAAGGTTTCAAATCTCACCTATTTACTTTTCTGGCAATTAATGGTTTTTTGGTCTTGTTAAATTTGGTAGTAAGCCCTGGATATTTCTGGGCAATTTATCCCATACTAGGATGGGGATTAGGTTTATTACTGCATGGAATGAAAGTTTATATTAGTAATGCCTAAAATAGATACCCGACTTCTTTAAGAAATCGGGTATCTTATCCCCTTTTAATTTAAGATTTACTAGAGCGCTCTTTTGGGCTTGATAATTACTCAACTATATTCACTATTGTGGAACTAGCTAATGTTGGTGTGGTGAAAATTTGCGAGTACAAGTTCGTCGGTTGTTGACGAGCGACAATTGGTAAAACCTGACGAGCATGAGCCGCAATTTCTACTGTTTTCACATCATAAGTTTGTGTGATCATCTTAGGATAAAAACCAATACCGATGATGGGAACTAATAAGCAAGCGGTGATAAACAATTCACGGGGCTTAATATCAAGAACTACAGCATCTAAATGTAAGTCTTGATGTTGCTTGCCGTAGAACACTTGACGCAGCATGGACAGTAAATAAATGGGTGTCAAAATCACGCCAACTGCTGATAAAAAGATGACGACAATTTTGAAGCTGGAACTGTAAACATCACTGGTAGCAAGACCTAAGAATACCATCAATTCACCGACAAAACCACTCATACCAGGTAAAGCCAGAGAAGCCATTGCACCTATAGTAAAGAGAGCGAAAGTTCTGGGAATTACTTTACCCATACCGCCCATTTTATCCATCACTAAGGTGTGAGTACGTTCGTAAGTTACACCGGAAAGGAAGAATAAACTAGCAGCAATTAAACCGTGAGAAACCATTTGTAATACAGCACCGCTGATACCGATTTCTGTATAAGATGCAATGCCAATTAACACAAACCCCATGTGAGCAATTGAAGAGTAAGCCAGACGGCGTTTGAGATTGGTTTGAGCAAAGGCGCAACAAGCACCATAAACAATATTAACTACACCTAAAATCGCTAAAACTGGAGCAAAGGTAACATGAGCATCAGTTAACATTTCTACGTTAAAGCGAATTAAGGCATAACCACCCATTTTTAACAATACACCTGCCAAGATCATTGAACCGGGTGCGGATGCTTCACCATGAGCATCAGGCAACCATGTATGTAAGGGAAAAATGGGTAGTTTGACACCATAAGCGATTAAGAAACCTGCATAGAGGGCTAATTCTAGGGTTTTGGGATATTCTTTCATTCCCAATTCGGTCATGTTGAAGGTGAAGTTATCACCATAGAAAGCCATTGCAAAACCAGCTATCAGTATAAATATAGATGCTGCGGCGGTATAGATAATAAACTTGGTAGCTGCGTAACGGCGGTTTGCACCTCCCCAGATGGAAATTAGTAGGTAAACAGGTACTAACTCAATTTCCCACATCAAGAAGAACATTAATAAGTCTTGGGCGAGAAATACTCCTAATTGAGCGCTGTACATAATCAACATCAACGCATAAAATAAACGCGGCTTGTTGGTTACTTTCCAAGCCGCGAATACTGCGAGTGTGTTAATGAAGCCTGTGAGAAGTATCAGGGGCATTGATAAACCATCAATGCCTAAAGACCAGTTAAAGCCAATTTGGGGTATCCAAGGATAGCTTTCTGTCATTTGCAGGGCGGAACTTTGAAAGTCGTAATTCTGCCAAAGGGCAAAAATCATGAGTACAAAGTCTAATAATGCCACTCCCAAGCCGTACCAGCGGACGGTTTTACCCTCTTTATCTGGAATAAGGGGAATTGCGAGGGCTGCCACTAAAGGCAGGAAAATTATGGCTGATAACCAAGGAATTTCTATGGCATTCATCACTGTTGACAATATGTTTTTGGTTTTGCTTTTGTTTACATTATATTAAGGAATCGTTACGTCTGTAAACGATTTCTTATGAAGATTTCCAATTTGGAAGATAGATAGTAATAAATACTTACTAAATTATGCCGCGAGTCCATTCTAAATGTAAATTTTTGCAACGTCAACAAAAAAACAGCGACTAATATCGCTGTGTTTAGTTATAATGAACAGCT harbors:
- a CDS encoding NAD(P)H-quinone oxidoreductase subunit 4; the encoded protein is MNAIEIPWLSAIIFLPLVAALAIPLIPDKEGKTVRWYGLGVALLDFVLMIFALWQNYDFQSSALQMTESYPWIPQIGFNWSLGIDGLSMPLILLTGFINTLAVFAAWKVTNKPRLFYALMLIMYSAQLGVFLAQDLLMFFLMWEIELVPVYLLISIWGGANRRYAATKFIIYTAAASIFILIAGFAMAFYGDNFTFNMTELGMKEYPKTLELALYAGFLIAYGVKLPIFPLHTWLPDAHGEASAPGSMILAGVLLKMGGYALIRFNVEMLTDAHVTFAPVLAILGVVNIVYGACCAFAQTNLKRRLAYSSIAHMGFVLIGIASYTEIGISGAVLQMVSHGLIAASLFFLSGVTYERTHTLVMDKMGGMGKVIPRTFALFTIGAMASLALPGMSGFVGELMVFLGLATSDVYSSSFKIVVIFLSAVGVILTPIYLLSMLRQVFYGKQHQDLHLDAVVLDIKPRELFITACLLVPIIGIGFYPKMITQTYDVKTVEIAAHARQVLPIVARQQPTNLYSQIFTTPTLASSTIVNIVE
- a CDS encoding RNA recognition motif domain-containing protein, translating into MSIYVGNLSYEVTQDALSQVFAEYGAVKRVQLPTDRETGRLRGFGFVEMGSEAEEQAAIDALDGAEWMGRDLKVNKAKPKEDNRGTSGGGGRGGYGGGNRGGGGGGGRY
- a CDS encoding 2TM domain-containing protein — its product is MTYNAEEMQQILEVAFRQKQKGEYTREQIIEIASELGVSSESLQAAEQEWLKNNVEVKKEQMSNSQQRKGFKSHLFTFLAINGFLVLLNLVVSPGYFWAIYPILGWGLGLLLHGMKVYISNA
- a CDS encoding DUF2079 domain-containing protein, which codes for MEKLIPKNNISVIIGISALILLAASIIRHELFNSSGDLAFFDQTVYLISQGKLPISSVLGFHILADHAAWILYPIALLYKIYPSVYWLFAVQSIALSLGAFSTYLIALQAGLKNNQAIAIVAVYLLYPVLYNSNLCDFHPDTIAVPALLTAVLNARTKKVFWFCINVLVVLGCKAVLSLTVVAMGVWLLVFEKRRLYGFIAIISGLAWFVIANRIIIPFFGSEAALVSRHFYRYSYLGNSFSETLQIILFQPKIIISNILSSINLEYLSFLLAPVIWGLIPKYMTPLIGAIPCLALNILADHPSQKNVILHYSLPAIPFIMLSLIASIAADKAWLKQKKVILLWSFIWFLILGKWGFFISKYLNSVDNWQATKEAISLVKTQDSVLTTDVITPHLTHRQQISFKYKINELNDFHYILLNIRHPGWAATAEDYDNVTKELKKNSDFNLKYQRDDVYLFVNKKNYPPR
- a CDS encoding Uma2 family endonuclease is translated as MQLIAKQYYTPEEYLELEATAEYKSEYIDGQIISMAGASINHNRISLNLSSGLNFAFRNQNYEVFMGDMRLWIPQELIYTYPDVIIIADEPEFFNNRTDTITNPQVIIEVLSKSTKSYDKEDKFAAYRTIPTFQEYLLIDQNRIHVEQFFKTGKKRWTLCEYDAEDGNISLETIPFEISLQDLYNKVKFELVQAETEKNG